In a single window of the Lacerta agilis isolate rLacAgi1 chromosome 15, rLacAgi1.pri, whole genome shotgun sequence genome:
- the RASA4B gene encoding ras GTPase-activating protein 4B isoform X1, whose translation MAKRSSLFIRIVEGKNLPAKDITGSSDPYCIVKIDNEAIIRTATVWKTLFPFWGEEYEVHLPPTFHCVSFYVMDEDALSRDDVIGKVCITQSLLAEHPKGYNGWLNLTEIDPDEEVQGEIHLQIEIVGSGAVRKLRCTVFDARDLARKDRNGASDPFVRVRYNGKTQETLVIKKSCYPRWNETFEFDLDESAVEKLCVIEVWDWDLVSRNDFLGKVVFNVQGLQAVQQEEGWFMLRPDKSKPRRDEGNLGSLHLQLQLRDETVLPSIHYQPLVQLLCQEVKAGAQGGKVHLITLVDDTTTAECRQEVAVNLVKLFVGQGLAKEFLDLLFKLELDKTDEPNTLFRSNSLASKSMESFLKVAGMQYLHRVLGPTINRVFEEKRCIELDPSKVESKDIGCSSLHRIQSESDVIQQSAQHLRSYLGDLLGTIAKSAKACPAIIRATFQLLFKRVGEQFPEEKDQNVKFIAITSFLCLRFFSPAIMSPKLFHLQEKHADARTSRTLLLLAKAVQNVGNMDAGVSRTKEPWMAPLQPTIQQGVTQMKRFLLQLIDIEEKEELDPQKSPSLQTQVVKEGPLFIYKARSKGPLLSSSFKKLYFSLTSEALTCAKTPSCKKSSFITPASIRAAEKVEEKSFGNSHVMQIIYANEAGQTDTAYLQCKCVNELNQWLSALRKVCVNNAGMLCSYHPGVFRGDKWSCCHQKDKGGLGCDKTRHGVTLREWNDPLDPDLEAQLIFRHLLGVREAMREKYLELSTVEKNENLHLTQNEDPENADGPSRLFQVLQDLEEIHSKELSRLSDLANQDRNHLVELQT comes from the exons TACAGGCAGCAGCGACCCTTACTGCATTGTGAAAATTGACAATGAAGCCATTATCAG GACAGCCACCGTGTGGAAAACTCTATTTCCTTTCTGGGGCGAAGAATACGAAGtccacctcccccccaccttccacTGCGTGTCATTCTATGTCATGGACGAAGATGCACTCAG CCGGGACGACGTCATCGGGAAGGTATGCATCACCCAAAGCCTGTTGGCTGAGCACCCAAAAG GCTATAACGGCTGGCTGAACCTCACCGAAATTGACCCAGATGAGGAAGTTCAGGGGGAAATCCATCTCCAGATTGAGATCGTTGGCAGCGGTGCCGTGAGAAAGCTGCGCTGCACTGTGTTCGATGCCAG AGATTTGGCTCGGAAAGACAGAAACGGAGCCTCTGATCCCTTCGTCAGAGTCCGCTATAATGGCAAGACGCAGGAAACTTTG GTGATCAAAAAATCTTGCTACCCAAGGTGGAACGAGACCTTTGAGTTCGACCTGGATGAGTCAGCCGTGGAGAAGCTCTGCGTCATCGAAGTCTGGGATTGGGATCTCGTCAGCAGGAACGATTTTCTAGGGAAG gTAGTATTCAATGTCCAAGGGCTACAAGCGGTCCAACAAGAGGAAGGGTGGTTTATGCTCCGACCGGACAAATCAAAGCCAAGACGGGATGA gGGCAACCTGGGCTCCCTACACCTCCAGTTGCAGCTTCGGGATGAGACGGTGCTTCCGTCCATCCACTACCAGCCTCTTGTCCAGCTTCTGTGTCAGGAAGTTAAAGCAGGTGCCCAG GGCGGGAAAGTCCATTTAATAACCCTGGTTGACGACACCACGACCGCCGAGTGCAGGCAGGAAGTTGCCGTCAACCTTGTCAAGCTCTTCGTGGGCCAAGGGTTGGCCAAAGAGTTCTTGGACCTCCTCTTCAAGCTGGAACTGGATAAAACCG ATGAGCCAAACACTCTGTTTCGGAGCAACTCTCTGGCCTCTAAGTCAATGGAGTCATTTCTGAAG GTGGCAGGGATGCAGTACCTCCACAGAGTCCTTGGGCCGACAATCAACCGAGTGTTTGAAGAGAAGAGATGCATTGAGCTGGATCCCAGCAAAGTGGAGAGCAAGGATATTGG CTGCTCCAGCCTCCATCGGATCCAGAGCGAAAGCGACGTCATCCAGCAGAGCGCTCAGCACCTTCGGTCCTATCTCGGCGACCTGCTTGGCACCATCGCCAAGTCTGCCAAGGCGTGTCCCGCCATCATCCGCGCCACTTTCCAGCTGCTCTTCAAGAGGGTTGGGGAGCAGTTCCCCGAAGAGAAGGACCAG AACGTGAAGTTCATCGCCATCACCAGTTTCCTCTGCCTTCGCTTCTTCTCTCCGGCCATCATGTCCCCCAAATTGTTCCACCTGCAGGAGAAGCATGCAGATGCCCGCACCAGCCGCACCCTCCTGCTCCTGGCCAAG GCTGTTCAGAATGTGGGGAACATGGACGCCGGTGTCAGCCGCACCAAGGAACCCTGGATGGCTCCACTGCAGCCCACTATCCAACAGGGCGTCACACAGATGAAGCGGTTCCTCCTCCAATTGATTGACATTGAGGAGAAAGAAG AATTAGACCCGCAGAAGTCCCCCTCTCTGCAGACCCAGGTTGTGAAAGAAGGGCCTCTGTTTATCTATAAGGCCAGAAGCAAAGGCCCTCTCCTCTCATCCTCCTTTAAGAAACTCTACTTCTCCCTAACCAGCGAAGCCCTCACCTGTGCCAAGACACCAAGCTGCAAG AAAAGCTCCTTCATCACGCCAGCCAGCATCCGGGCAGCCGaaaaggtggaggagaagagCTTTGGCAACTCTCACGTCATGCAGATAATCTACGCCAACGAGGCCGGCCAGACGGACACAGCTTACCTGCAGTGCAAG TGTGTGAACGAGCTCAACCAGTGGCTGTCGGCCTTGCGGAAGGTTTGTGTGAACAACGCAGGGATGCTGTGCTCCTACCACCCCGGCGTCTTCCGAGGAGACAAATGGAGCTGCTGCCACCAAAAGGACAAAGGCG GACTGGGCTGTGACAAAACCAGGCATGGAGTTACTCTGCGGGAATGGAATGACCCCTTGGATCCCGACCTAGAGGCTCAGTTGATTTTCCGACATTTGCTTGGGGTGCGAGAAGCAATGAG GGAAAAATATTTGGAACTGTCAACTGTGGAGAAAAATGAAAATCTTCATTTGACCCAGAATGAAG ACCCTGAAAATGCCGACGGACCTAGCCGGCTTTTCCAGGTGTTGCAAGATCTTGAAGAAATTCACAGTAAGGAGCTTTCCCGGTTGAGTGACTTGGCCAACCAGGACCGAAATCATCTTGTGGAACTGCAGACGTGA
- the RASA4B gene encoding ras GTPase-activating protein 4B isoform X3 has product MPEIWLGKTETEPLIPSSESAIMARRRKLWWNETFEFDLDESAVEKLCVIEVWDWDLVSRNDFLGKVVFNVQGLQAVQQEEGWFMLRPDKSKPRRDEGNLGSLHLQLQLRDETVLPSIHYQPLVQLLCQEVKAGAQGGKVHLITLVDDTTTAECRQEVAVNLVKLFVGQGLAKEFLDLLFKLELDKTDEPNTLFRSNSLASKSMESFLKVAGMQYLHRVLGPTINRVFEEKRCIELDPSKVESKDIGCSSLHRIQSESDVIQQSAQHLRSYLGDLLGTIAKSAKACPAIIRATFQLLFKRVGEQFPEEKDQNVKFIAITSFLCLRFFSPAIMSPKLFHLQEKHADARTSRTLLLLAKAVQNVGNMDAGVSRTKEPWMAPLQPTIQQGVTQMKRFLLQLIDIEEKEELDPQKSPSLQTQVVKEGPLFIYKARSKGPLLSSSFKKLYFSLTSEALTCAKTPSCKKSSFITPASIRAAEKVEEKSFGNSHVMQIIYANEAGQTDTAYLQCKCVNELNQWLSALRKVCVNNAGMLCSYHPGVFRGDKWSCCHQKDKGGLGCDKTRHGVTLREWNDPLDPDLEAQLIFRHLLGVREAMREKYLELSTVEKNENLHLTQNEDPENADGPSRLFQVLQDLEEIHSKELSRLSDLANQDRNHLVELQT; this is encoded by the exons ATGCCAG AGATTTGGCTCGGAAAGACAGAAACGGAGCCTCTGATCCCTTCGTCAGAGTCCGCTATAATGGCAAGACGCAGGAAACTTTG GTGGAACGAGACCTTTGAGTTCGACCTGGATGAGTCAGCCGTGGAGAAGCTCTGCGTCATCGAAGTCTGGGATTGGGATCTCGTCAGCAGGAACGATTTTCTAGGGAAG gTAGTATTCAATGTCCAAGGGCTACAAGCGGTCCAACAAGAGGAAGGGTGGTTTATGCTCCGACCGGACAAATCAAAGCCAAGACGGGATGA gGGCAACCTGGGCTCCCTACACCTCCAGTTGCAGCTTCGGGATGAGACGGTGCTTCCGTCCATCCACTACCAGCCTCTTGTCCAGCTTCTGTGTCAGGAAGTTAAAGCAGGTGCCCAG GGCGGGAAAGTCCATTTAATAACCCTGGTTGACGACACCACGACCGCCGAGTGCAGGCAGGAAGTTGCCGTCAACCTTGTCAAGCTCTTCGTGGGCCAAGGGTTGGCCAAAGAGTTCTTGGACCTCCTCTTCAAGCTGGAACTGGATAAAACCG ATGAGCCAAACACTCTGTTTCGGAGCAACTCTCTGGCCTCTAAGTCAATGGAGTCATTTCTGAAG GTGGCAGGGATGCAGTACCTCCACAGAGTCCTTGGGCCGACAATCAACCGAGTGTTTGAAGAGAAGAGATGCATTGAGCTGGATCCCAGCAAAGTGGAGAGCAAGGATATTGG CTGCTCCAGCCTCCATCGGATCCAGAGCGAAAGCGACGTCATCCAGCAGAGCGCTCAGCACCTTCGGTCCTATCTCGGCGACCTGCTTGGCACCATCGCCAAGTCTGCCAAGGCGTGTCCCGCCATCATCCGCGCCACTTTCCAGCTGCTCTTCAAGAGGGTTGGGGAGCAGTTCCCCGAAGAGAAGGACCAG AACGTGAAGTTCATCGCCATCACCAGTTTCCTCTGCCTTCGCTTCTTCTCTCCGGCCATCATGTCCCCCAAATTGTTCCACCTGCAGGAGAAGCATGCAGATGCCCGCACCAGCCGCACCCTCCTGCTCCTGGCCAAG GCTGTTCAGAATGTGGGGAACATGGACGCCGGTGTCAGCCGCACCAAGGAACCCTGGATGGCTCCACTGCAGCCCACTATCCAACAGGGCGTCACACAGATGAAGCGGTTCCTCCTCCAATTGATTGACATTGAGGAGAAAGAAG AATTAGACCCGCAGAAGTCCCCCTCTCTGCAGACCCAGGTTGTGAAAGAAGGGCCTCTGTTTATCTATAAGGCCAGAAGCAAAGGCCCTCTCCTCTCATCCTCCTTTAAGAAACTCTACTTCTCCCTAACCAGCGAAGCCCTCACCTGTGCCAAGACACCAAGCTGCAAG AAAAGCTCCTTCATCACGCCAGCCAGCATCCGGGCAGCCGaaaaggtggaggagaagagCTTTGGCAACTCTCACGTCATGCAGATAATCTACGCCAACGAGGCCGGCCAGACGGACACAGCTTACCTGCAGTGCAAG TGTGTGAACGAGCTCAACCAGTGGCTGTCGGCCTTGCGGAAGGTTTGTGTGAACAACGCAGGGATGCTGTGCTCCTACCACCCCGGCGTCTTCCGAGGAGACAAATGGAGCTGCTGCCACCAAAAGGACAAAGGCG GACTGGGCTGTGACAAAACCAGGCATGGAGTTACTCTGCGGGAATGGAATGACCCCTTGGATCCCGACCTAGAGGCTCAGTTGATTTTCCGACATTTGCTTGGGGTGCGAGAAGCAATGAG GGAAAAATATTTGGAACTGTCAACTGTGGAGAAAAATGAAAATCTTCATTTGACCCAGAATGAAG ACCCTGAAAATGCCGACGGACCTAGCCGGCTTTTCCAGGTGTTGCAAGATCTTGAAGAAATTCACAGTAAGGAGCTTTCCCGGTTGAGTGACTTGGCCAACCAGGACCGAAATCATCTTGTGGAACTGCAGACGTGA
- the RASA4B gene encoding ras GTPase-activating protein 4B isoform X2: MDEDALSRDDVIGKVCITQSLLAEHPKGYNGWLNLTEIDPDEEVQGEIHLQIEIVGSGAVRKLRCTVFDARDLARKDRNGASDPFVRVRYNGKTQETLVIKKSCYPRWNETFEFDLDESAVEKLCVIEVWDWDLVSRNDFLGKVVFNVQGLQAVQQEEGWFMLRPDKSKPRRDEGNLGSLHLQLQLRDETVLPSIHYQPLVQLLCQEVKAGAQGGKVHLITLVDDTTTAECRQEVAVNLVKLFVGQGLAKEFLDLLFKLELDKTDEPNTLFRSNSLASKSMESFLKVAGMQYLHRVLGPTINRVFEEKRCIELDPSKVESKDIGCSSLHRIQSESDVIQQSAQHLRSYLGDLLGTIAKSAKACPAIIRATFQLLFKRVGEQFPEEKDQNVKFIAITSFLCLRFFSPAIMSPKLFHLQEKHADARTSRTLLLLAKAVQNVGNMDAGVSRTKEPWMAPLQPTIQQGVTQMKRFLLQLIDIEEKEELDPQKSPSLQTQVVKEGPLFIYKARSKGPLLSSSFKKLYFSLTSEALTCAKTPSCKKSSFITPASIRAAEKVEEKSFGNSHVMQIIYANEAGQTDTAYLQCKCVNELNQWLSALRKVCVNNAGMLCSYHPGVFRGDKWSCCHQKDKGGLGCDKTRHGVTLREWNDPLDPDLEAQLIFRHLLGVREAMREKYLELSTVEKNENLHLTQNEDPENADGPSRLFQVLQDLEEIHSKELSRLSDLANQDRNHLVELQT, from the exons ATGGACGAAGATGCACTCAG CCGGGACGACGTCATCGGGAAGGTATGCATCACCCAAAGCCTGTTGGCTGAGCACCCAAAAG GCTATAACGGCTGGCTGAACCTCACCGAAATTGACCCAGATGAGGAAGTTCAGGGGGAAATCCATCTCCAGATTGAGATCGTTGGCAGCGGTGCCGTGAGAAAGCTGCGCTGCACTGTGTTCGATGCCAG AGATTTGGCTCGGAAAGACAGAAACGGAGCCTCTGATCCCTTCGTCAGAGTCCGCTATAATGGCAAGACGCAGGAAACTTTG GTGATCAAAAAATCTTGCTACCCAAGGTGGAACGAGACCTTTGAGTTCGACCTGGATGAGTCAGCCGTGGAGAAGCTCTGCGTCATCGAAGTCTGGGATTGGGATCTCGTCAGCAGGAACGATTTTCTAGGGAAG gTAGTATTCAATGTCCAAGGGCTACAAGCGGTCCAACAAGAGGAAGGGTGGTTTATGCTCCGACCGGACAAATCAAAGCCAAGACGGGATGA gGGCAACCTGGGCTCCCTACACCTCCAGTTGCAGCTTCGGGATGAGACGGTGCTTCCGTCCATCCACTACCAGCCTCTTGTCCAGCTTCTGTGTCAGGAAGTTAAAGCAGGTGCCCAG GGCGGGAAAGTCCATTTAATAACCCTGGTTGACGACACCACGACCGCCGAGTGCAGGCAGGAAGTTGCCGTCAACCTTGTCAAGCTCTTCGTGGGCCAAGGGTTGGCCAAAGAGTTCTTGGACCTCCTCTTCAAGCTGGAACTGGATAAAACCG ATGAGCCAAACACTCTGTTTCGGAGCAACTCTCTGGCCTCTAAGTCAATGGAGTCATTTCTGAAG GTGGCAGGGATGCAGTACCTCCACAGAGTCCTTGGGCCGACAATCAACCGAGTGTTTGAAGAGAAGAGATGCATTGAGCTGGATCCCAGCAAAGTGGAGAGCAAGGATATTGG CTGCTCCAGCCTCCATCGGATCCAGAGCGAAAGCGACGTCATCCAGCAGAGCGCTCAGCACCTTCGGTCCTATCTCGGCGACCTGCTTGGCACCATCGCCAAGTCTGCCAAGGCGTGTCCCGCCATCATCCGCGCCACTTTCCAGCTGCTCTTCAAGAGGGTTGGGGAGCAGTTCCCCGAAGAGAAGGACCAG AACGTGAAGTTCATCGCCATCACCAGTTTCCTCTGCCTTCGCTTCTTCTCTCCGGCCATCATGTCCCCCAAATTGTTCCACCTGCAGGAGAAGCATGCAGATGCCCGCACCAGCCGCACCCTCCTGCTCCTGGCCAAG GCTGTTCAGAATGTGGGGAACATGGACGCCGGTGTCAGCCGCACCAAGGAACCCTGGATGGCTCCACTGCAGCCCACTATCCAACAGGGCGTCACACAGATGAAGCGGTTCCTCCTCCAATTGATTGACATTGAGGAGAAAGAAG AATTAGACCCGCAGAAGTCCCCCTCTCTGCAGACCCAGGTTGTGAAAGAAGGGCCTCTGTTTATCTATAAGGCCAGAAGCAAAGGCCCTCTCCTCTCATCCTCCTTTAAGAAACTCTACTTCTCCCTAACCAGCGAAGCCCTCACCTGTGCCAAGACACCAAGCTGCAAG AAAAGCTCCTTCATCACGCCAGCCAGCATCCGGGCAGCCGaaaaggtggaggagaagagCTTTGGCAACTCTCACGTCATGCAGATAATCTACGCCAACGAGGCCGGCCAGACGGACACAGCTTACCTGCAGTGCAAG TGTGTGAACGAGCTCAACCAGTGGCTGTCGGCCTTGCGGAAGGTTTGTGTGAACAACGCAGGGATGCTGTGCTCCTACCACCCCGGCGTCTTCCGAGGAGACAAATGGAGCTGCTGCCACCAAAAGGACAAAGGCG GACTGGGCTGTGACAAAACCAGGCATGGAGTTACTCTGCGGGAATGGAATGACCCCTTGGATCCCGACCTAGAGGCTCAGTTGATTTTCCGACATTTGCTTGGGGTGCGAGAAGCAATGAG GGAAAAATATTTGGAACTGTCAACTGTGGAGAAAAATGAAAATCTTCATTTGACCCAGAATGAAG ACCCTGAAAATGCCGACGGACCTAGCCGGCTTTTCCAGGTGTTGCAAGATCTTGAAGAAATTCACAGTAAGGAGCTTTCCCGGTTGAGTGACTTGGCCAACCAGGACCGAAATCATCTTGTGGAACTGCAGACGTGA